The genomic region GGGGTCGTGTTGGGCAGTTTCAATTTTACCCCTTGACACAATTAAACACTCATTTGtacttaaaatacatatttttaaaatgtaactaaCAACTGATTAGAGTCCTACCACCATAAGCAGTTCTACAAGGAGTCAGCAAAGATGCGCCACGAGCCAGTTCCTTGTATCCGCTTGCACCAGCACCCATCCCGTGAGTGTCAGTGTGGGGcacctcagcccagccctggatcGTCCCCCAGCAGCAGTTCCACTGCCCAGAGGTGGCCCCTGAGCGCTCCCACTCTACACAACACTGTGGTTGTTTACCTCTCCTGCACATTAAGTCATCCCAGCCTCTGCCATTCCTGCTCCCAGCTGGGCCGCCCCATCCCCCCGTGCCAGCTCATTCCTTGCTCAGACATTACCACTGCTGAGCAGTTACAACTAGAATTTCCCCTTCAGTTATAACTTTGAATGTTGTGACTGGTCTCTCAGTGATGACATCATTCATGCTATGGTAGTGTAAGGACTGTCACTGCTTACACATTTCAGTTTAGCATCTTTTTCAATTGCATTTAAGTCCTTtggttaatttattttttccttttttttttttttttaatttaacagagCAGTATGGCATTTGAACAGAAAACTTTCCGCAAAATCCGTGAAGTGTAACTCCAAGTGGAACACTAGTGTAAGAGGTTTTTTCTTCACCATTCTTCATGGTacaataaaaaacaaagcaacttgAAGCTATAAGTTTCAATATTTCTTTActgtaaaagtaaataaatagaaCTTATTTCTGTTCTTCAATGAGTTATGAAATAGAGCATGAGGTACACAGGATACGATTGTGAGAATAATATATTTGGTCATTCCAAAAAACAAATTGATTCAATTTTTAACAGGGAATTGCTTAGAAATTACagtatcaaattatttttttacattaaaaaatgcattttgaactATATCCTTCACAAAAGGAGTATTGGAAGACGCTGCCAGCAGTATCTATATTCTTCTTCTCTGCTTTACAAGGGGTTTGGCTGAGCTACTCTCTGGCTTTTCCACAGATGTTCTTGAAACAGAATCTGCTacctaaaacaggaaaaaaaatctcttaataaaCTGTAAGCACTCCTTTTTTATGCTAGTTTTAGAGTAAGGCCATGTCTCCAACACCTGAGTAGTGGGAGGAATATATTACTATAATCCCACTTTTATTGtattttcctgcagaaaaagggaaaaaataacgcCAATGGCAGCATTGAACACAAGAGCTGAAACTTACAAGTGTTAGGAGTACCATTTTTGTATTTTAACCCCACAAACTGATTTCAGATACTCAGCGACAGAGTGTTGCATATCACACCTCTCCCTACCAGAGGCATTTTAAAGTAAGGTTTTGTATGCTTTTTAAACTCAGGTACTTCAGGAAGGGAAAGCAAAAATGTGTGCTTTGGCACACACATGTATTTAATCTAAGGGGTGCTTATTTCTAAATTTGACTGGAGAACAGTTCTTTCAAAACAGACCAGTTAGTTATAGTCAAGGGAGCGTTTTCATATCTTAATTTAAATGGAAAGTTATCTCAGGAGTGTTTGACCTGCTGATTGATGAATATCCTCCATAAAAGGACATGCTTCTCAGGATAGAATTTGTGGTTCTGTACATCTCTTAATGCCACAAGAAGTGTTGGAGCAAAATTAAATTGAACCCTGACTTTGTTATTACTGCCAAAGTTATCATGTCTCCCCACACAGAAAAAAAGTGCAGCTTACTAAAAATCAGCTAGGACCACGCACTGACATTTATACTTTCTGAAGGGTGGATAAGAGGCATGGAGTAGAACAGCCTGCAATATTCTGCATTATGAAAGAGTTAAGCAGTAAGAAAGCTAGCTTTAAGTGGCAAATAAACTGATAATACTGAATAAATGTTGAATTATCTTAGGGTCTTCTATGGATAAAAAGCACATAATATGTATGTTTGAAATGAAAACATCAGAATTTTCAGAATCCATACCTCTTTCAGTTTACTTCGAATTAATGTAGCTGAAGTATTCAACGAGTCGTCATCCATGTCCACTTTAGGTATTTCTGGTAGCTGTGGACCAATAATGACCTCAGTATTGTCCGCGCTTGTTCCAATGAGGGAAAATTTGTTACCTTCTTCCCTCTTCCTCTTACGTTCTTGCAGGTGAGTTGTACGAGGCATAAACCTCTCGACTCCATTATCAATCGGAACTGTTCTTTGCTGCATTAAAGGAGTAGGTGGAGTACATCCCCCTGGATGTACACTTCCAGTTAGGGATGTGTTTTGACCAAAGTACCCAGAAGTTTCTGCACAACCATTATCATCCTGGGGAAGCGTGAACAGGCTCTGATGCCGATTCCCAGATGGGTGCCCTGTGTTGTGGGACACCCCGTGAGAAGTTGTAAAGCAGGACGGACCCCAGTTACTGGTTGCATGTGATCCTGACGTACTCCACGGACATCCACCCTCAGAGTTCTTTGAGATTGTCTTCTTAGGCCCCTCTGCTTTCTTTAACACAAAGCAatctttaaatgaagaaaaaagtagCTTTACTATTTTATgtcataaaaataagaaaaaacatgTAATACAATTACAGAAACAATAGCAGTGATATTTCATTCCCAGACAGCCacctttctgtgattcttttttccTAAGTGACACCTTTCAAACTAAAGTTTTCCAGCCTAGTCCCTCTGCTTGTTTGAGAGGAATGCCTGAGCACAAGAACTTCAGCAGTTCTGAGAACACAAAGAGAAGATTTCCAATACTGCAAATCAATTATTTTTACTTCCAGTTAAGATTTCATGGATAGACTGTcttgcaaaatttaaaaaaaaggtgttttcatgttaaaaatcaattattttactcCCTTTAAGTATCCTCATGCAACAGATAATGATGCCAAAATATAAAAGCACAAAAAGGAGCAGCCTGTGCATGGCCATTTGCTCATTTCTCAGCTTGCTCAGCCTTCAGTGCTGCCCAGAACCCTGCAGTACAGCAGCCTTCGTGAAGCCGGTGCATTCTCAGCATTCCTCCGGTGCCAACACATATGCTGGAGGAATTTTTTGTTGAAGGTTCTGGTATAGTCACCTTCCTTACAAATTGTCCCTTTGGGCAAGCCTGAATAAGCTAGAACAAGGGTGAAAAGATGATCCTAGAATTCCTGTCAGTGCTTGAAATTTCTGAtaacattttgaaaagaaaacaaaaaggaaagactTCACTTTAAGTAAAACCCCACCCACCCCTGAAGTGAGATGTTCAGATTCTATAGAAAATTTTAGTACAAA from Patagioenas fasciata isolate bPatFas1 chromosome 2, bPatFas1.hap1, whole genome shotgun sequence harbors:
- the RBM48 gene encoding RNA-binding protein 48 isoform X2, with the translated sequence MAAGSSSSSGSGGPGDACRHHAQLGVCESRAKYREGRRPRAVKVYTINLESRYLLIQGVPALGVMKELVEQFALYGAIEEYHALDEYPAEQFTEVYLIKFQKLQCARVAKKKMDERSFFGSLLHVCYAPEFETVQETREKLQDRRKYIAKATNQRDCFVLKKAEGPKKTISKNSEGGCPWSTSGSHATSNWGPSCFTTSHGVSHNTGHPSGNRHQSLFTLPQDDNGCAETSGYFGQNTSLTGSVHPGGCTPPTPLMQQRTVPIDNGVERFMPRTTHLQERKRKREEGNKFSLIGTSADNTEVIIGPQLPEIPKVDMDDDSLNTSATLIRSKLKEVADSVSRTSVEKPESSSAKPLVKQRRRI
- the RBM48 gene encoding RNA-binding protein 48 isoform X1, whose product is MVYTINLESRYLLIQGVPALGVMKELVEQFALYGAIEEYHALDEYPAEQFTEVYLIKFQKLQCARVAKKKMDERSFFGSLLHVCYAPEFETVQETREKLQDRRKYIAKATNQRDCFVLKKAEGPKKTISKNSEGGCPWSTSGSHATSNWGPSCFTTSHGVSHNTGHPSGNRHQSLFTLPQDDNGCAETSGYFGQNTSLTGSVHPGGCTPPTPLMQQRTVPIDNGVERFMPRTTHLQERKRKREEGNKFSLIGTSADNTEVIIGPQLPEIPKVDMDDDSLNTSATLIRSKLKEVADSVSRTSVEKPESSSAKPLVKQRRRI